In Solenopsis invicta isolate M01_SB chromosome 13, UNIL_Sinv_3.0, whole genome shotgun sequence, one DNA window encodes the following:
- the LOC120359362 gene encoding uncharacterized protein LOC120359362 — protein sequence MRVFGPGPVLGVPFCLGRERLRAWLRNEHLESWKNELGTKCRQAGALLGDTPSEGLVRDIRSLSRRDARLAVQILTGHGALNYHMHRLGRSDTTECRACGEEEETSLHILCDCPAYAGLRLKLLGSAFPEPGQISRLPMRDLSLFWRESGLP from the coding sequence ATGAGGGTGTTCGGGCCGGGACCGGTGCTGGGGGTCCCTTTCTGCCTTGGCAGGGAGAGGCTTCGGGCCTGGCTGCGGAACGAGCACCTCGAGTCTTGGAAAAATGAGCTGGGGACCAAGTGTCGGCAGGCCGGAGCTCTACTGGGGGATACACCCAGCGAGGGCCTAGTCCGGGACATAAGGTCCTTGAGCAGAAGGGACGCTAGGCTAGCGgtgcaaatactgactggcCATGGAGCCCTTAATTACCACATGCACAGGCTGGGCCGTTCCGATACGACTGAGTGTAGGGCCTgtggggaggaagaggagacaagtctccacattCTTTGCGACTGCCCGGCCTACGCGGGGCTAAGACTAAAACTACTAGGCTCGGCTTTTCCCGAGCCAGGGCAGATTAGTAGGCTACCTATGAGGGACCTGAGCCTCTTCTGGAGGGAATCGGGGCTCCCATAG